From a single Apium graveolens cultivar Ventura chromosome 2, ASM990537v1, whole genome shotgun sequence genomic region:
- the LOC141708861 gene encoding fatty acyl-CoA reductase 2, chloroplastic-like: MTALQSALVLGPNSNGTSSFHRYHCTRHFASNLAPLLKSPLAYRNKNIPKTTRTTTTTTTTAVSAYKDYSLHEGGSMATTIRAPPASSDHLEKLHGAGGIGVLEFLRAKNYFVTGATGFLAKVLIEKLLRTMPDVGKIYVLIRAKDQQAAAERLKNEIIDSDLFKSLECSHGKSYKAFMLDKLIPVAGDVCKSEIGIESDLTAEIAQVVNVIVNSSANTTFDERYDVAINTNTRGPCRVLSFAKKCKNLCLFLHVSTAYVNGERSSIIQETPIQMGQRLRSQVYTNEVDIEAELSIALQSKEASQVKTTPLMKDLGLQRAKLHGWQNTYSFTKAMGEMLITKQRENIPVVIVRPSVVESSYREPFPGWIEGNRMIDPLMLFYGKGQLPGILANPNAVVDIVPVDIVVNTVLVAMAKHGREAKPELNVYHAASSVSNPIRFHDFFKYSCEHFKSSPLMDRDGKQIRITDMKFLSSLSDFSSYISSEIIQQNGLRDHQAVPDEKHFVKIKTKCEKLETLLLHMAQIYEPYMFFTSRFDNAKVKVLMKMMSVEEKKLFECDVGIIDWKEYVCNIHIPGFRTYVLKGK; the protein is encoded by the exons ATGACTGCATTGCAGAGTGCACTGGTCCTTGGTCCCAATAGCAATGGCACCTCAAGCTTCCACAGATATCATTGCACTAGACATTTTGCTTCAAATCTAGCTCCTTTGCTCAAATCACCACTGGCTTATCGAAATAAAAACATACCGAAGACGACGAGAACTACTACTACTACCACCACGACTGCAGTTTCTGCATATAAAGATTACAGTCTACATGAAGGTGGCTCTATGGCAACTACAATCAGGGCTCCTCCGGCCTCATCTGATCATCTTGAAAAGTTGCATGGTGCGGGGGGTATAGGAGTACTAGAGTTTCTTCGAGCCAAAAATTATTTTGTCACTGGTGCTACTGGATTTCTTGCCAAAG TGTTGATCGAGAAGCTCTTACGGACGATGCCTGATGTGGGTAAGATTTATGTTCTGATTAGGGCAAAAGACCAGCAAGCCGCAGCAGAAAGATTGAAGAATGAA ATCATTGATTCGGATTTATTCAAGTCGCTAGAGTGCTCGCATGGGAAATCCTATAAAGCATTCATGCTGGACAAGCTTATTCCTGTAGCTGGTGATGTTTGTAAATCTGAAATTGGAATTGAAAGTGATTTAACTGCTGAGATTGCGCAGGTTGTCAATGTAATTGTTAATTCATCAGCCAACACAACGTTCGACGAAAG GTACGATGTTGCTATAAACACAAACACAAGAGGACCTTGTCGGGTTTTAAGCTTCGCCAAGAAGTGCAAAAATCTATGCCTCTTCCTCCATGTATCCACTG CGTATGTCAATGGGGAGAGATCAAGCATAATTCAGGAGACACCGATACAAATGGGACAGAGATTGAGGAGCCAAGTCTACACGAATGAAGTTGACATTGAAGCTGAATTGAGTATAGCTTTGCAATCAAAGGAGGCCTCTCAAGTGAAAACAACTCCTTTGATGAAAGATTTGGGATTGCAGAG GGCAAAGCTACATGGATGGCAAAACACTTACTCATTTACTAAGGCCATGGGTGAGATGTTGATCACCAAACAAAGAGAAAATATACCAGTAGTAATCGTTCGTCCTAGCGTTGTTGAGAGTTCCTATAGGGAGCCTTTCCCAGGTTGGATTGAAGGAAATAG AATGATTGACCCCTTAATGTTGTTCTATGGGAAAGGCCAGCTCCCCGGAATTTTAGCAAATCCCAATGCAGTCGTTGACATT GTACCCGTGGACATCGTTGTCAATACTGTTTTGGTTGCTATGGCAAAGCATGGTAGAGAAGCAAAGCCAGAATTGAATGTGTATCATGCAGCTTCGTCTGTCTCAAATCCAATACGTTTTCACGATTTTTTCAAGTATAGTTGTGAGCACTTCAAGTCTTCGCCATTGATGGATCGAGATGGAAAGCAGATTAGGATTACAGATATgaagtttttaagttctctgtcTGATTTCTCATCTTACATTTCATCAGAGATAATTCAACAGAATGGCCTAAGGGATCATCAAGCAGTGCCAGATGAGAAGCATTTTGTAAAAATTAAGACCAAATGTGAAAAGCTAGAAACACTTCTTTTGCATATGGCTCAGATTTATGAACCTTACATGTTTTTCACTAGCAG GTTTGATAATGCTAAAGTGAAAGTACTGATGAAGATGATGTCTGTTGAAGAGAAGAAGCTGTTTGAATGCGACGTTGGGATCATAGACTGGAAGGAATATGTATGCAACATCCACATTCCAGGATTTCGCACTTACGTCTTGAAGGGAAAGTAA
- the LOC141708863 gene encoding wax ester synthase/diacylglycerol acyltransferase 4-like — protein sequence MVLKVKTKVDNDEEEEEAATPVSPLGQYLNSSVLSLPLYAILEFAVPVDDLPAVYLIQRDFLPINPRFSSIMIDDKKNGVKKWKPVEVNVNDHYFDPEFPEGLSPEEYEEFLHKYISKLGLEQLPQNKPLWQIHKFKYPTKNAAGSVIFKLHHSLGDGYSLVGALLSCLQRADDPSLPLTLPSRQSSTRPKTTNISLFRAAAQFSFTVMTSLLDFGRAMLMSSIMEDDFTPIRSSSDGVEFRAVAIATMAFSIDHIKKISTNLKVTINDVMTGAILLGVRMYMDEEDSKSSSANSTLLSMLNTRDLHGYKSVSEMLKPKSTMPWGNQFAFLHMPMPKLNEAHNALDFVFRTHRTIKRLKTNYAAFLTAQLIAVSHKLVGPEATSKLVYNTMKNTSMTMSNLIGPVEKMTLANHPISGLYFTASGVPQSLTVGLISYVGTLTATIGAEEGLIDPNKLKKFIQKAYDNIFEAAIPCRC from the exons TCCGTCTTGTCTCTCCCTCTCTACGCCATTCTCGAATTCGCGGTCCCCGTCGATGACTTACCCGCCGTCTATCTCATTCAACGCGATTTCTTACCCATCAACCCTCGTTTCTCGTCTATCATG ATTGATGATAAAAAGAACGGTGTAAAGAAATGGAAGCCGGTTGAAGTTAATGTGAATGATCATTACTTCGACCCTGAATTTCCCGAAGGATTGTCACCCGAAGAATACGAAGAGTTTCTTCATAAGTACATATCGAAATTAGGGCTTGAACAGCTTCCACAAAACAAGCCCTTATGGCAGATTCACAAATTCAAATATCCGACAAAAAATGCAGCTGGGAGTGTTATATTTAAGCTGCATCATTCACTAGGTGATGGCTATTCGCTTGTGGGAGCTCTTCTTTCTTGCTTACAAAGAGCTGACGATCCTTCCCTTCCGTTAACACTTCCTTCGCGACAATCCAGCACGAGGCCTAAGACGACTAACATTTCGTTGTTCAGAGCTGCTGCTCAGTTTTCATTCACTGTCATGACGAGTCTTTTGGATTTCGGACGGGCTATGTTAATGAGCAGCATTATGGAAGATGATTTTACTCCAATTAGGTCTTCCTCCGACGGAGTAGAGTTTCGTGCTGTGGCCATAGCTACCATGGCGTTTAgcattgatcatatcaagaaaaTCAGCACAAATCTCAAAGTG ACAATCAATGATGTGATGACCGGTGCAATACTACTGGGAGTTCGGATGTACATGGACGAAGAAGACAGCAAATCAAGCAGTGCAAATTCGACATTATTGTCCATGCTTAACACGAGAGACCTTCACGGCTACAAGTCCGTGAGTGAGATGCTTAAACCTAAGTCTACCATGCCATGGGGTAACCAATTTGCATTTCTGCATATGCCTATGCCCAAACTGAACGAAGCACACAATGCCCTTGATTTCGTGTTTCGAACACACCGAACTATCAAGCGACTCAAGACTAACTACGCTGCTTTCCTTACTGCTCAATTAATAGCTGTTTCACACAAACTTGTCGGCCCCGAG GCTACTTCGAAGTTGGTTTATAACACGATGAAGAACACGAGCATGACCATGAGCAATTTGATTGGACCGGTAGAGAAAATGACATTGGCTAACCATCCTATCAGCGGTCTTTATTTCACAGCTTCCGGCGTTCCACAG AGTTTAACGGTGGGTCTGATAAGTTACGTGGGAACGTTAACGGCAACTATCGGAGCAGAAGAAGGGCTAATTGATCCGAACAAGTTGAAGAAATTCATTCAGAAAGCATATGACAACATATTTGAAGCTGCCATTCCTTGTCGTTGTTGA